The segment TCACTCTACTCACGCAATGCAACTATGCTTAAGTAGGCCAAATAGGGAGTAGATGCCAAGCAGTCGGTGCAACTTCGTATGtaatcttttttttttcttttccgaGAGAACACCAAGCCATGGAATAAGCTTAAATGCTACCTCTGGTAAAGGCAGGTTTCGCCGTTCGAtggttttcttttttttttttttttttttttttttttttgttgttGTAAGGCTCGATCATCCCGCCTTTCTCCCTTTGCCATCATGTCGTCCATGCTTTCCGCGTCAAGGCTATCATTCTCTGCATGGGATTCCTCCTCACGTGTCAATTAGTCTTATTCGCGTGCTCATGCATCCAAAGGCCCGGACGCTACGAGGCCCGTGGGGTCTGATCGTTACCGAGAATAGCGGCTGAATGACGCCACAGCCTATTTGCCGAGGAACGAAAGGTGGGTACGAAGTTGCTGTCATACATATACTTTCTGCCCGGGCAGATTTGCCCCACCGCTGCTAGCTACACCTGTCGAGCTGGAATTTGTCTTGCTCAGATCTCACCTCCTACTGATCTACATTCCCATTCTCAAGCAACCTCAAAACACACAAATTTCACGACAACATGGATCATGTGCGTGAGGCTCTCCAGGGCGACTTCTTTGACCAGGTGAGCAGAGCGCTATCGGACTACGCTCTAGACGAACTCAGCAACCCTATCCTCTGCGTCCACGTATTTGTTCGAGATAGGAGCGATGCCAGTGATGGCAACGACACTTCGAAGGCCGATGGCTGGCGTCATTCTAGCGAACTTCTTCTATCAGTACGTTTTGCGACATTCAGGCCTGGAAAGTGGACTAACTCGTCCAAAGCATCAAGTTGATCTTGCTAGTAGCACAGCACCCCAACCACCTTGCAGTCCTACGTCGGCGTCAAGTACCTCCCCTCGGACATCACGACGGAGCGAGCCTCCGCCCGCTACGGCTCCCGCGACCGACGCAGCCCGGAGAGTCACGAAGGCCACTGCCCTTGCCTTGCCACGTAAACGGCAAAGTGGCTTACGCCCGGCTCCCAGGAGCACCGTTGTCGTCGATGATGGCCTCGATAGCCGCCGTCAGATGCAAGTCGGAGACGAGAATTTCCCGAAAAGAGCCAAAATTAAGCCTGATGGCGTGTTTTATGCACGGGAGTCATCGCTAAGCAAGTTTATTGTTGGCGTATGGGAACAAATACATTCGGGCCTCATTCTGGACCCTCATGTCCTCACCGAGCAGGTCCAGCTTACCGCCGCCACAGCTACTTGTACAACAGCAATGCCAACGCCACAAACATTCGCCTGCGATACCCAGAGATCTCAGGGGACCCCGCCAGCTTCACTTGGTATTACTGTCGGTATCCAGAGCCGTTCAGGTATTACTTACGACTTCTTTAGTCGAAGTAATTTATTCTGTCGCAGAGTCACCCAGGCCAGCCGCACCTGTCGTTCCATCGAGGTTATTGTCCAGGCGCGTTGGGTCGAGCTCTTTGACTCATACGTCGAGTATCTTTCCTGCACGAATCCTGGAATGTCCTCAACCAAGAGTCGCATGAGAGCGCTGACCGAGGCCTGTAATGACTTCGGGTGGTCCGAAAAGGAGCTGCGAAACAAGATGGCCATCTGGCGAGGCTACAAGGAGATAAAAGACATTCTGGGCTGGGTTGCGCTGGTGTTTTCGGGAATGGGCCTCTACCGCCTTTGCAAGTACCGCATCGACTTTGACAAAGAGAAATTTCAGCGAGTACGAGCATTGCGACTACGGATGGAGGTAGCCGCAGATACTTTACATCAAAATTGGCGCCAGATTTTAGCTATTGTTGGTGAATCTACGCAACAGCGCTTCAGCGGCCACCCTCATGACTGGGTCGTGTATCAAGACGGCTTTGACCCAATTCCCCTCCGATCAACATACCTAGAGAATGATCCGAACTTCAGTTTTGAACATCTCGAAGAATCTGTCCTAGATACAACGTCGTGGGGCGCTGACGACCCTCGCTGGATCCCTCCGCTTAATGCTATTGCATGCGTTACAGACACGAATATCTGTGATGTATGCGGGCAGGCGCAGTCTAATGACGCCACACTCAATTCTTGCAAGTGCTTCCCTAGCCTCTTCGGCGGTCCAAGGTTGCCATGCCCGGTGCAGGTCTTTCGAACACCTAACGGACGAAATAATGGGATCCAGGCACTTCTGCCATTCGAGAGGGGTATTGCCATTGGAGAGTTTGTGGGACTTGTGACTAAGAACATGGAGGACCAGGACGTGCTGGATAGTAAGGCGGGTGGGCGAAGATATCAGATCTGGCAAGGGAGGCAAGGGAACTTTACTCGGTTCATGAATCATAGTTGCAAGCCGAATGCGCAGTTCCAAAAGTTTGTCTGGCTAGGGACGCAGCATATTTTACTTGTGAGTAAAGGGATTGAAGCAGGCATGGAGATCACGGTAGACTACTCCGGAAGTTATTGGCATGGGCTAGATAAGAGATGTCTCTGTGGTGAAAGTTGTTGTCGATATAATGGTAGTACATAGGGAATGCCGCTATTGTTCTCTTTCCTTATGGGAAAATACATGCTTCTTGGATCGCGAAAGAAATGCAACTGGCCATGTCAGACACCAGTTAGCACTCAGAGTAAAGCACGTAGCAATTTGCCACAGTGGCTAGGGCCAGCTTAGAAGTGCCAACAAACCTAGGCAAACTGGGCTCGTCTCGATTATGAGTGCTGTTGAAAGTAAAATTTAAGAGCAGGAGACGTACTAAGTCACCAACTGAGACGTTATCGAGACATTCTCGTTGTATGCGGCCAACACGTACTaccctactcttctattcctaattgtCGTGTACCCCTAATCAAGCATGTAGACCagaaatgcgccgcatttccatTTGGGCCTGTAAACCGAGAACGCGAAATGCGCCGCGTTTCTTCCACGAAGGCCCGTGCCAACCATGTAGACGACCGCGCTCTTAAACTTTATAGGAGACGCAACCCGCAAGCGGGTTGCCCAGAaagagccttgaggaacgaaATTCAAGATGGGATTTGGGCAGGGGATAACATTTTCTGCGGATAACTGCAAGCTATGTGTAATGCAACCTCAACAAGAAACTAGCTTTTTGCTTTATTGAGGTTAACACCCATTACACCTAAGAATGCCCCACTCCTTTGCCCGCACCATCTCCGTTCTAGCCTCGCTTGCCTCTACTTGACAGGCTTGGTTGAAACACGATGCTAATGGTTACACCGGGTCTTGTGAAACATGCCCCACAAACTCTAAAACGACCCTACACAAAGCGGGATTCTTAGAAAGATGAATCCCTGAAAAGCTCACGATCAGAAGATTTATATTCAGTTCATTTGACGACAGCCCGAATCTCAGAATCTACAGGTTATCACTTATTGCAAACGTGGCGAAGTGCCCAGTTTGGCTCCAGTTCCTTTTCGACAAGGCAGTTGAGGGGCTGAGTTTCAACAATCCAGCCCCAGAGAGCCTGGTCACCGCCGTGTCCGAAGGCCGTCAAGAATCTTCCTTCGCCGGTCTTTATCTTCGTGCCATATTGCCTTTCATGTAAGAGCACGAGGCCAGTTGTCGCGCAGCGTCCAATCCTTTTGCGTCAATTGCGGATTGCCTATCACAGCCGTTCTGCAAACACTTAAGTCCCAACTTCACAGAATGAGAGATCCTCACATGGCGGTTGTTACTAATGGCGTGTATGGGAGGGTCAAATGCGAAATCAGACGCAGCAAGTCATCCAAGAAGAGAGGCTTGAGGCTGGGGCGGTGCAGGGCGGCGGAATGCTGAAGGAAAGATCACAAAAGAATGAATTGGAAAAATCGCAAGAAAGGGAGCATATGTAAAATAAGACGCCAGAATGGCAGGGAAAGGGTAAAAATACATACTTGGGTTACCGCTTGAGTCGTAGGAAATGCATGAGGACTTGAGGACTTGAGCACAAACGCAACTTTTTACTCTTTATGAGGATACTTCTTTGGGGGATGGCGATTGCGATGCGGCCTAGTCTCGCGGTCTGAGCCTGGGAAAGGATGTAAAGTGATACTTGACTCGCCAGTGTTGGCCATGGTCGACGGAGAGGAGGAATGAAAGGGGGAATTAGCCGGAGAATCTGGGCTATCTTCTGAAATCGATACATGAGACCGGCCTTCTGTGGGCTGCAGAAGCTGTTTCTTGTAGGAAGACCCTACAGCGCTGGCATCCTCAGAGCCTCGTTGCCTTTTAGAAGGAGTGGACGGAGGAGCCCGACCTACCCAGCGTTCGGACCGCTTCGAAGTCGGTGTAGAGGATGGCGTCGGCGTGGCCATGGGGACAGCAGCAGGTCTCGGCAGGTAGGCCAAGTCAAGGACACGGAGGGCCAGCTGATTAGTGTCAATGGTGCGACCAGCGACTTTGGCAGTGATGCTGAGAAAGGCTCCCGACGGCGGTATCTTGACTCTTTGCCAACGCTTGGTGTTTTCTAAGAAACAAGCGACAGAGAACGCAACTGGAACTGCCTTTGAGGTGTCGTAGACTGATGTTTCGACAGCGAAACAGCGGTCCTCTGAAAGGTCAGGAGTCTTGTCGCTACGAGGTGGCACGAAGCCGATGATGGTCACCATCGGACACCACTGTTCTGGCAGGTGTTGTCGATACTCGTCAAAATCAGACACGTCTCCCGGGTGTCTAGGGAGAGTCAGTTGGATCAAGATTGGGTACCAGACAAGACGGGACGTGCCTCATCAAGCTGAGGGCTTGGACACTGATTTCCAAGGGCCCGTCGGTAGACAAGGTAGTAGAGAAGCGACCATCGGCATAGAAGAAGGCGTTTGGCACATAGAGGTCCCTTTCTTCTCGTGTGAGATAAGCATGGATGCGAGTACGAATGGGCTCGACGTTGACATTAGGACTGTAGAAGCTGCTCTCCTCAAAAATGTTGGCATCGGTATGTATTTCCACGTAGTTGGATGCGTTTTCCCGACTCGGGTCGTCTGTGACGGTGTCGACGAAGTCGCGCAGGTGGAAGGTATTCGAGAAGGTCGATTGAAAAGACATAAGAGGGGTTCCAATATGTTTGGTAAGGGAACTTTGATCGGGTATTCAGAGCATGTGACAAATGTCACGTCAGGGGAGTAAACGTGAACCTTGTTCTCACTATCAAGCAGGTGATTGGTGAGTGTGACACAGGGTCGACCTGCAGAGCGATAGCCGACGTTACTGCCGTTCCAAATCAAGAGGGTGCTGTGGTTGCAGTCCGAGGTGGGAAAGACTCCCAAAGCGTTGTTGGGCAAGGATTCAGGGGTTATTTGAGTTTGAGTCTGAACGCGTCCTCCCGTAGTCCGGCTGGAGAGAGAGACGGATAGTTCGGGTGTCCGGGACGGAGCAATGAACTGAGGTAAATGCGCGGACATTAGCATTAAGACCCTGGGGGTTAAGTGGCCTGCGATCTCTTGCATTATGATAGAACCATGGTGATAAGAAAGCGAGTAAACATAGGCCATCATGGAAACCGAGAGCCTGTCCGATCTGTTCCGTCGCCTGGATGCGCGGAATCGCGAGAATGTGGCACTCGCCGGCTTGGGGATCCGCACATCGGCAGATATCTTCGAGGCCATACAGAACCAGTACGAGCACTCTAGTGGCCAGAGAATTGCGGCATGTGGAGGGACGGTCGATAGTCCGGCACTGGCAAATATGGGCATTCGGACGTCGACTGACATTCTAGAGGCGTTGAACGGGGAGAACGGCCAGGAAAGTGGTGACGTGAGCTCACAGCGAcgtcatcgtcctcatcagACGTCGGGGACCGTGTCATCGGGTCAAAGCCAGATTATTGGCGGAGCCAAAGATACAGTAGGGAACGGGTCTCAAGAGCAGTCGAGGCATGGGAATGAACTGAAGAGGTCCGGCCCTCGCGGCAACGACGGTCAGATGCCACGCAAACGTACCAGAACTGTAGGGCGCCAGGAGCGGAGCCAATCTGAGGAGGCGGATGACCTTGCCGACGTGCTGCGTGTGTTGGAGGAAGAGTTCGCAGAAAAGGAGCGGCTATCTGATGACCAGACATGGTGCATGCCTGTGAGCCACGAGAGAAAGGTGAAGACGGTCGAGGAGTTCTATAAAGCATTCCACGACGTGAGAACGCTGCCGGTCCTCACCTGTATGTTTTGTTATCGTAAGCATAGCAGAGCTGAGTTGCAGTATGTTGACTGGGACTGGTGGGTGGCAAATGCCATCGAAAAGCGCGACGGCTCACCTTTCAAGTGCGTTCAGTGCTTCCCTGTAGGACAGAAGATTCTCGGGTGCGTAGACTGCGTGAGACACCTGGGGAGAGGTGCGTTATCGGCAGCAGCGCGGCTGCACACGCAGTTGGGATGCGAGCACATGTTTCCTGACGAGCTGAAGGATCTCACGCCggtcgaggagaagctgaTTGCGCTGAACTCGTGCTACggcttcatcaccaagcacAGCGTCTCAGATGGACACAGACAAGGCGCGACCTACCCGAGACATGTGAAGGGACATATCACGGTATTCCCAAACAACGTGCAGGAGCTAGCAACGAATGTCCTCCCACATCCGCTCTTGAAGGTCATGGATGATGTCCATATATCATGGCAGGGGCAGGAGAAACCAGCGCCGAGTGACCTGTCAACGTTACTATCGGTGCGACGTAACGCCGTTGAGAAGGCATTGCTGTGGCTCAAAAGGTACAATCCGTTGTATGCCGACATCGAAATTGACGAGGCGGAATTGGATAGTTGGGATGCGCCGTCACACGGAGTGCCTTCCCAAGTTTTTGATCGACTGGAACGGAATGAGCCTTCGGCGAGAGAGAAGATGCAGACGGCGCACATTGTCCCACCCACAGAGCGCGATATCGACGATCATGAACCGGTAGATATCCAAGAGATCATGGCATCGTTAGCCGAGGGCCTAAGCACATCAGGAGAACCGgaagttgatggcttcacctctggtgaggatggtgacgATTGGGTCGGTAATAACAGAGATCGAGTGGACGAAACAGAATCATCCGGCATGTTCAACTTGGACGGGCGCCCAGATATCCCAGATGCGGAGAAGCTACGGTATCTCGTCAAGTCCATGGGTGAGGTGGGGCCCGGGGAGCATACACACGGAAGTACCTGGAAAGGGTCAGCCAAGGTGAGGCACGGGGGCGCCGTCGAGCCTTACATCGTAGTTTCCCGTGGTGAAGTCTTTGCAGATTCCTTTGACACCTGGTTTCTAGCCAAAACATTTCCCAGCTTGTTCCCGCTGGGCAAAGGCGGTCCCCGGCAGGCCGAAGAGCACTCCAAGGATGCGACAGGGCAAGTGCATCCTATTTTCGAGCTGGAAGCCGCTGCGCAACACCTCGTATCGTCCCGGAACATGAGCTTGGAGGCTTGGGTGAAAATGGTGATCCAGCGACACGGCGGCCGCTTTGCAACGCATCCTGTCTTTCCCTTTCTCGTTTTCAATATAGGGGTGCGGTCTAGAAACCGCCGCGTGAGCATGGCAAGCATGCGGAGGAGTGATTTCCCGGACGTAGAACGTACCATCCAAGACTTGACCGCGTCAAGGCTTGAGAAGGCGAGGGGAGAGCTAGAGGCTTGCGGTAAGACTGTCGATCCAGACGTCAACCGGCTGCTGAGGAACCTGTCACTTTACGGCTACCGTCAGCCGATGTCAAGGGAGAGCCGGCTGACGATGCGGCGGAAGATCAAGTCCCTCATAATTCGGTACGGCATCCCCGCCATCTGGTTCACGCTCAACCCAAACGATATCACGAACCCGATAAAGCTCAAGCTGGCTGCATACCGTACCCGTGAGACAGGCGGAGCCGAGGAATATCTAAGAAGTCTTGATCAGGCGTACAAGAGGGCTCGACTCGCGATATCGGATCCCCTCAGCTCGgcaatcttcttccatcgGGAGATCTCCATGTTCTTCCAGTACTACGTGATGGTTGGGAAGGATTCGGTATTCGGGCGGGTCAGCCAGTACTATGGGGCAGTAGAGACCAATGAAAGGGGCGCGCTCCACCTCCACGGCCTCCTCTGGCTGCAGGGTAATATGTATCTGAGTTCCCTTCTCAGCGACGTTCAAGGAGAGGAGCAAGCGGCATATCGGCAGCGAGTGACCGAGTATGTTGACAGTGTCTTTACGGAGGT is part of the Fusarium oxysporum Fo47 chromosome VII, complete sequence genome and harbors:
- a CDS encoding SET domain-containing protein, translating into MDHVREALQGDFFDQVSRALSDYALDELSNPILCVHVFVRDRSDASDGNDTSKADGWRHSSELLLSHQVDLASSTAPQPPCSPTSASSTSPRTSRRSEPPPATAPATDAARRVTKATALALPRKRQSGLRPAPRSTVVVDDGLDSRRQMQVGDENFPKRAKIKPDGVFYARESSLSKFIVGVWEQIHSGLILDPHVLTEQVQLTAATATCTTAMPTPQTFACDTQRSQGTPPASLGITVGIQSRSGITYDFFSRSNLFCRRVTQASRTCRSIEVIVQARWVELFDSYVEYLSCTNPGMSSTKSRMRALTEACNDFGWSEKELRNKMAIWRGYKEIKDILGWVALVFSGMGLYRLCKYRIDFDKEKFQRVRALRLRMEVAADTLHQNWRQILAIVGESTQQRFSGHPHDWVVYQDGFDPIPLRSTYLENDPNFSFEHLEESVLDTTSWGADDPRWIPPLNAIACVTDTNICDVCGQAQSNDATLNSCKCFPSLFGGPRLPCPVQVFRTPNGRNNGIQALLPFERGIAIGEFVGLVTKNMEDQDVLDSKAGGRRYQIWQGRQGNFTRFMNHSCKPNAQFQKFVWLGTQHILLVSKGIEAGMEITVDYSGSYWHGLDKRCLCGESCCRYNGST